One segment of Cololabis saira isolate AMF1-May2022 chromosome 9, fColSai1.1, whole genome shotgun sequence DNA contains the following:
- the gtf2h2 gene encoding general transcription factor IIH subunit 2, whose amino-acid sequence MDEEPERAKRWEGGYERTWEVLKEDESGSLKATVEEILHQSRRRRVTESHGRVRLGMMRHLYVVIDCSRSMEDQDLKPNRLTSTLKLMESFIDEYFDQNPISQVGIITTKNKRAEKLTDLAGNPKKHVSALRKAVDTPCVGEPSLYNALSLATQTLRHVPGHTSREILIILSSLTTCDPTNIYELIKTLKSLKVRVSVIGLSAEVRVCTVLTRETGGSYHVILDEAHYKELLLLHVKPPPASSSSECSLIRMGFPQHTIASLSDRDAKPSFSMAHLDHSGPAGLSLGGYYCPQCHAKYTELPVECKVCGLTLVSAPHLARSFHHLFPLQSFTESPAKELQGLRFCQACEGELKDRSVYTCPSCCSVFCEDCDLFIHDSLHCCPCCVHSRSAA is encoded by the exons ATGGACGAAGAGCCGGAGAGAGCCAAGCGCTGGGAGGGAGGATACGAGAGGACATG GGAAGTGCTGAAGGAGGACGAGTCGGGCTCCCTGAAGGCCACGGTGGAGGAGATCCTGCACCAGAGCAGAAGGAGAAG GGTGACGGAGAGCCATGGACGAGTGAGGCTGGGCATG ATGCGTCACCTGTACGTGGTCATCGATTGTTCCCGCAGCATGGAAGACCAGGACCTGAAGCCCAACCGCCTCACCTCCACGCTCAAG CTGATGGAATCGTTCATTGATGAGTATTTTGACCAGAATCCCATCAGTCAG GTGGGTATCATCACCACGAAGAACAAAAGGGCGGAGAAGCTGACGGACCTGGCAG GAAATCCAAAGAAACACGTGAGCGCTCTCCGTAAGGCGGTGGACACGCCGTGCGTGGGGGAGCCGTCCCTGTACAACGCCCTGAGCCTGGCCactcagaccctcag GCACGTTCCTGGACACACCAGCAGAGAAATCCTGATCATCCTCAGCAGCCTCACCACATGTGACCCCACCAACATCTACGAGCTCATCAAG ACGCTGAAGTCTCTGAAGGTGCGGGTGTCGGTCATCGGGCTGTCGGCCGAGGTGCGGGTCTGCACGGTTCTGACCCGGGAGACGGGCGGGTCGTACCACGTCATCCTGGACGAGGCTCACTacaaggagctgctgctgctgcacgtcAAGCCGCCTCCGGCCAGCTCCTCCTCCGAGTGCTCCCTCATACGCATGG GCTTCCCTCAGCACACCATCGCCTCGCTGTCGGACCGCGACGCCAAGCCTTCGTTCAGCATGGC CCACCTGGACCACAGCGGCCCGGCCGGCCTGTCCCTGGGCGGATACTACTGCCCACAGTGCCACGCCAAGTACACGGAGCTGCCCGTGGAGTGCAAGGTCTGCG GTCTGACCCTGGTGTCGGCCCCTCACCTGGCCCGGTCCTTCCACCACCTGTTCCCCCTCCAGAGCTTCACGGAGTCTCCAGCGAAGGAGCTGCAGGGGCTGCG gttcTGCCAGGCGTGTGAAGGGGAGCTGAAGGATAGAAGT GTGTACACCTGTCCATCCTGCTGCAGCGTGTTCTGTGAGGACTGTGATCTCTTCATCCACGACTCGCTGCACTGCTGTCCGTGCTGCGTTCACAGTCGGAGCGCCGCGTGA